The sequence TTATCGATCGTACGTTTCATATCCACTTTTAAAAACGGCGAGAAAATAAATGAATGAAGACATTAAATTAAAGTTCGATAGTTTACGGGTTACAACTGACGCTAAGCTGGATGGTTATATCGAGCGAATATACCGTGACATTCCTTATGCCAGCCACCAAAAAGACGCTGACAAAATAGATATGGAATACTACAAGCGTCACAGCATCGAAACGCCTATACGAATTAAATTAAAGCGCACTATCGATGCTTTGGTTATTCATTATTTCACCAAGCATAACCCGAAAGCTGCAAAAGACTGGGCAAATTATACCGATGATGAAATGCTCCATGGCCACATGTTCGCTAAGGATATAGAACGCCTATGGGGATTAAGCTTTGAAGAGGTAATGGCTCACGAACCACTATTTGCGACTCAGTTACTTAATGGTTATTTTTACTTTCACTTAGAGTATGAAGGCCCAATGGCCGCGATAGCATCGGCATACTTCCTTGAATATGTAACGGCGAGAACTCAACCGGAGTGGCTAGACAACCTACAAAGTAAGCTTGGTGATAAATCAGTAGCCGGTGCACGCGCCCATGTAAATCTGGACTTAGAAGAAGATCACTCAGGATTTGTTTGGGAGACATTAATGGCTACGGTTAAATCCGAAGACGATATCGTAAAACTTAACAAACATTTTGACCGTATTTTTGGTTTATTCTGCGCGTACTTGGTAGAGGTTTATCAGTCTACGGCGGGAAAAAATGAGGATAATCCCCTCATGCAAGCCCCTATTGCTGCAGTTAATTTCTCTGAAGCCGTAAGCGCATAAAAAAATCCCATACTGGTTAACTGCCAGTATGGTTTCCCTTCGTCTACATCTAACGAGTTCGTCATGACGACTATATCCAACCACGCCTCGATTTTACCGACAGGCTTAAATATGATGTGCAGCACAAAGCGGCGTATGGATAACCCCTTACTAAAAGCAATTCTATCGCCGCTTTTACACTCAATAGCCAAGCGTTATGTAAAAGGTTCTGCAAAAAATAACCTGACTTTTGGTGTAGTAGATAACCTTCAGAAATGGGAAAAAATTCGTTCGCTACGATTATCTGAGTATAACGAAATACTACCGTATATGACGGACGTCTTAAACGAGGATGGAACCGATCTGTACGATTCTAGATCGGTGGTGTTTGGCTTATGGGATGCGGAGAAAGCCATTGCGACTATACGTTTTACGGCCGCACCCTATGAATTCTCTTGTTTTCTTAGCCCGGAAGAGAACAAAAAGTCGCTAGAAAGTCTATACACTAGTACCACAGTTGAGTTCTCACGATTAATAGTCGCTCGAAAAACACCCTACAAAGGTGTACTGCAAGCTCTAATAATATTCGCCGGGCTCAATATTTTGTGCTTTACCGATTACAGGCACTATATCGGGTATACCAAGCTAGGCGTATTCAAAAAATTGAAGAAATTCGCGATAACTGATCTGGATATACGCTTTTCAATTCCTAGCCGTGGCGAACACAGCTACTGCATGTTATGCGGTAATTTTAGGAATGACGTGGCACTACTCGTTAAAAAAATAATGCCTAACCCTTTCCCATTTTTCTCCCCCAAAAGGTTAGCAGAAGCGGACAATGAACACTAAAAACACTACACACCGCCCTTTTTTTTGACGGAAAGTTTAAAGGGTTGTGGGATTCAATTAAGAATTCGCCCTACCCTTTACACTACACGCTACGCTGGCCATGGTATTTTAAAAATCCGTCCGTTCGAAATCACTCGGGAATGCAACCTAACAATGATAAATACAATATTTCAATAAGTGACTGCACAGATAAAGGCCATGAAAATAGCCTTAAGCTGCTGTTTGCCGGCGACATCATGGTACTTAACGGAGATAAAGCACCGGTATTATGCACAGAGCTGTGTGATCTAATTTCAAGCAGCAATCTTTTTATAGCAAACCTAGAGGCACCTCTTGGCGACCATAAACCGGTACTCGATAAAAAGTACGCATTTCGTTTTCATATGCCTCGCGAATTTCTCCTGGATATTCAGCAGCAGATAGGCCTACCCTTCGAGCAATGGGTATTAACCAATGCAAATAATCATTCGGGTGATATGGGCATAGACGGTTTCAATACCTCTATAAACCTTCTTGAATCACTTGGCGTAAACCATGTTGGTCATCGAGATTTTACATCGCCATTTAGAATTATAGAAAACAATGGATTTAGAATTTCCGTCGCCGGGTGGACGCACTGGTTAAATCGTGATTTGAATACAGGCATACAGCCCGTTATTACTCCCTCAGACATTCATAACGTAGACGTTAATCATTTTAAACAACAAAACAATCTAGATTTCGTCATTGGTTTGCCGCACTGGGAATTTGAATTTCAACATTTCCCCCGTAAAGGTACTCGTACATTAGGTAAAAATTTCTCAGAGATTGGGTTTGACTTGTTAGTCGGGTCACACCCTCATGTACTTCAACCCTACGAAAGATTTAGTGATACGTTCTGCTTCTATTCGCTAGGAAATTTTTGTGGGCTGGGTGTGGCTAAGCCCGTTAAGATAATCCCAATACTTGAACTAAACCTAGTTAAATCAGAAAATGAAGAAGCGTCAGTTAAAAACTTTAGTATTCATTACTTTTATCAGCTTCACCAAGGAGACAGTATTTCTATAGTGCCGCTTGAGGAAGTACCTTGTGATGTAAAGTCACTTGCTGAGTCACGTATTAGTAAAGTAATGAAACGCAATCAAACATCAATTGGAGATACACGCGCATGCTAGTAGAGAACGACATTACCAATGACATATGGGAATGTGAGATATGTGGCTACCTTTATGACCCAAGCAAAGGCTCCGCTCGGGATGGCATTAAGCCCGGAACACCTTTCGAGGAATTACCAGAAAACTGGGTATGCCCTGATTGCCAAGTAGGGCAAGAATATTTTGAAATTCACAAAGGCTGAGCTTCCATATGGGAAACCCAGCAACAAGACGAACCTTTTCCACAGCAATAATTTCTGCGCTGTTCTATGGCAGTTGGGCGCTCTACATTAACTATAATTCTGATCGGTTGTGGCAATCTGTAATTACACAAGCGGCGTGTAGCTTTATTGGTGGGCTACTGGTGGCCGTGCTAGTAGAGAAAACATTTAAAGCGCTGGAACCGCCTTGGCGAGTGCCAGCGGCGGCTTTTGGGCCCTATTCACTTGCGCTTTTCTTGTTTTTACTCGCCCACTTAGCCGTTGGCTCGGAAAACCCTCTTTTACTGCTAGTTCCTAACGCTCTTTTGGGTACAGTTTATTTCTATGTGTATTCTTTGAGGTTAAGTATTCAGGCTAAATCAATAAGCCCCGGCTAATACTTGCAAGACTATGGTATTTAATGTGTGAGGTTTAACTCTCATCGAAGGCGCTACGGAAAACGGTTTACCTACCAATACTAAGCTCAATCACAACAAATATTTTATTCGGTAGCGGATATTGTCAAAAGTGTCTGGAGGGAGGCGCGGTGCTTTTTAAGCACTAGATCGGCCAACGTATACTGATCAAGACAAATAAAAAAACTCTCCATCGCTTCTGCAAAAACTTGCTTTAATTGGCACGCGGGCGTTATTACGCACTGATTGTCCTGACCAAAGCACTCAACCAACGTTGAATCTTGTTCTATCATTCGGATAAGCTGCCCAACATTTATCTGTTCTGGCGAACGGCTTAATCGAATGCCCCCGCTATTCCCTCTAGTGGCAATGAGAAACCCTTTACTGTTTAGATCTTGCACCACTTTCATCAAATGATTTTTAGAAATTTGATAACGTTCAGCCACCTCCCTGATCGTAACTAGCTCGTCTTCTTTCAATGCTAGGTAAATTAGTACGCGTAGTGAGTAGTCGGTAAAACGCTTAATCTTCATAATTCTTGAACTCTTCGCTGGTCACGCTGCGAGTTTAAAGCATTTTAACCCAAAGGTTCGTATTAATTGCACCTTTGATAGGAACCGTATAGTATCGACATCAAAGATACATATAAAATACATGTTAGCCTTCCAGTGGTGGATATGCCCTCGCCCAAGGTTGGCTGCGGCATACACTTTTCACTGAAATACCCATTTCGTCTCCGCTATTTTGCGCCGTGGTATTGGGCACAAAAACCACGGAGTTTGTACAAGAAACAAGGCAATCAAGGTGATGCTTACGTGGGAGCCTATTAGGGTTATGGCACAAAACACAAGGAGAACTACCAGCACAGATATAACGAGTTAAGCGGCTTTCAGCAGAGGCCGAGCACTATTAATGTTTACGTTTAGCACTGGTGCTGAATAGCGGTCTGCAATCTCACAAAGCAGTTTTATTTTAGATAACAGTATTTTTTGCACGCGCAAGGAATGGAGACTAACAATGAAAGAATATAAAAAATTATGGTGGGCCCTTATTGGTGTGCTTGCCGTTACATTTTCAATACTGGGTTATTTCGGCACTGAGATCTATCGCGTTGCGCCACCAATACCAGACGCATTTCAATCTAGCCAAGGCGAAATTGTAACCACTCATACACAAATATTGGATGGCCAAACGGCCTGGCAATCTATCGGAGGTATGCAGCTTGGCTCCATATGGGGACATGGTGCTTATCAAGCTCCAGACTGGTCTGCCGACTGGCTCCATCGCGAACTTTTACATTGGCTAGAGCTAACGTCTCAGGCTAAGCATAATACAGCGTATGAAATGTTGTCGGACAAAGAAAAGCATTCTCTACATTACGACCTCAAGCTGGAGTACCGCACAAACGGTTATAATTCCGAAACAAAGACGGTTACGTTGTCAGAGCGTAGGATTGAAGCCATTGCATTAACCGCAGCATATTATAATGCGCTTTTTGGTGGTGCGGATGAGCTAAAAGAGACTCGCGAGCATTACGCGATGAAAGAAGTCACTTTACCGAATGACGAGAGACGAGCCCGCCTAACGGAATTCTTTTTCTGGACAGCATGGGCCGCATCAACGGAACGTAGCCCTGGTGAAGCAACTTACACCAATAACTGGCCTCACGAGCCGTTAATTGACAACAAGCCAACGGTCGAAAATATTGTTTGGTCGATTGTCAGCGTAGTGATCTTGATTGCCGGTATTGGCGGCTTGGTATGGGGTTGGGCATTTTTACGCAAGGAAGAAGAGCCCGCTATTGCGCCACAAAAAGATCCAATCACCTCATTTAATCTAACCCCATCGCAAATCGCACTTGGTAAATACCTGTTTGTGATTGTGGCTCTATTTACCTTCCAAGTATTCCTGGGTGGGTTTACCGCCCATTACACCTTAGAAGGTCAAAGTTTTTACGGTATCCCTACATCGGAGTGGTTTCCTTATAGTCTTGTACGTACGTGGCATATTCAAGCGGCTATGTTTTGGATTGCTACAGGGTTTCTTGCAGCGGGATTGTTTTTAGCACCCGTTATCAATGGCGGAAAAGACCCGAAATTCCAAAAACTGGGTGTTGATGTGCTTTTTTGGGCACTGATTGCGGTGGTTATCGGTTCGTTTACAGGTAATTATTTGGCCATTGCACAAATAATGCCGGCTGAACTTAGCTTCTGGTTGGGGCATCAAGGTTATGAGTATGTCGACCTTGGTAGAGTATGGCAGATCGGTAAGTTTGTAGGTATTGTCCTTTGGTTAGGTTTGATGCTTCGCTGTATCGTTCCTGTATTACAGCAAAAGGGCGACAAAAATTTATTGGCCTTATTCACAGCGTCAGTTGTCGCTATTGGGCTCTTCTACGGCGCTGGATTTTTCTATGGTGAACGCACTCACATATCCGTGATGGAATATTGGCGTTGGTGGATAGTACACCTGTGGGTTGAAGGTTTCTTTGAAGTGTTCGCAACCACTGCACTTGCTTTTATTTTCTGCAATATGGGTTTAGTTACTAAGCGCATGGCGACAATCGCTTCACTTGCTTCAGCGTCGCTCTTTTTGTTAGGTGGTGTGCCGGGAACATTCCATCATTTATATTTCGCAGGCACTACCACCCCAGTTATGGCCGTTGGTGCAACATTTAGTGCGTTAGAAGTTGTGCCATTAATCGTACTCGGGTACGAGGCTTGGGAGCACTACAACTTAAAAACCAGAGCACCATGGATGAGTAATATCAAATGGCCTCTGATGTTCTTTGTCGCAGTTGCTTTTTGGAATATGCTAGGCGCTGGCGTACTTGGGTTTTCAATCAACCCTCCTCTTGCCCTTTATTATCTTCAAGGCCTAAACACTACAGCCACGCACGCTCACGCGGCCTTATTCGGTGTGTACGGTTTCTTGGCGCTAGGTTTTACGTTGCTCATCCTTCGGTATATACGCCCTCAATTAACCTTTGATGATACGGTAATGAAAACCGCTTTTTGGTGGCTAAATAGTGGATTAGCATTAATGCTATTTACGAGCCTTTTACCTGTTGGCATAATTCAATTTGTGGCAAGTGCTTCAGAAGGTCTTTGGTATGCGCGCAGCGAATCTTTGCTTCAAAGCGATGTACTTGTCACATTAAGATGGGTACGAACTTTTGGGGATGTCGTATTTATTGTAGGTGCTTTAGCCGTAAGCTGGCAGGTTGTAAAAGGTGTTTTCTACATTGGCTCCAATTCTGGCTCAAACATCCCTACTCGTAATGGCCAAGCCAAATAGGTCTGCGTGTATTAAATAGAGTGGCGCTATTGATATAGCGTAGAAGGGAGCACTTTAACGAGTGCTCCCTTTTTCTTAGCCATTAGACACTGCAGCAACTCCCTGCCCCAGCGTCTATTGTACGCTGTTGATATTTATATAATCAAAATCGGAATTTCAAACCGATGTAGATAGAACGTGGCTCACCGGGATTCAGGATGGAGGCATCTGGCGAACCTATATCCACAACCGTAAACGTCCCAACATAATCGGTGTCAGTAAGGTTTCGAAGCTCACCGTAAACCTCCCAATTGTTCTGATCAAGACCCGCACGAAAACCCAATAACGCATAGGAATCAACAACGTAGTTATTACTAAAATCTGCGTACCGCTTATCGATAACATCGAAAGTTGGGCCCGCAAAAAAGCCACTTGTATTGCGATAAATGATCTCGCCTTTCACGGCATAACCGGGCGCGGCCGGAAGCTGATTGTTGCCATAAACCGGATCGTTATGGAAATTAAAGTTATTCATGGTAACGCTTAGCAATGGTTCTATACGGCTTGTATCGTTGTCCCCCAAACCGAAGCTCGCACCAAATAGAGCTTCAATACCGGCATGAACAGTATCGTCTACGTTAGCAGATAGGCTGGTGCCCGGCGCATCAGGATCATCCACTGACAGAATTTCATCAGTTAACGCTCCATAATAGACGGCAATATCCCATCGCCAATAATCTGTTGTTCCCGTTAGATTTTTTTGGCCGCGTGTACCCACTTCGATTACAGTACCCTGCATGGGGTCTAGCGGTTTATTGTCCGGGCTAACATCATCTTGCAATTCAAAATTTGTGGGCGCTTCGTAAAGGCGGCTGAGGTTTGCAAACAATTCAACATCGTTGGCCTGCTTATAAAGCACACCCACTCTTGGGTTCAGGTTTTGAAAATCGGCCTTAGGGTTGAAAAGGCTGCCGTATTCATTATTAATATTCTTAACATCACGGTCAGATGAAATAGCTTGCACTCCGTACACGACATTCCATTTCGGAGCAACCTGCCAACGATCAACCAGAAATACCTCTAAACTACTAGCCGTATTGTCCACACGAGTGGTAAGACCATTACGAATACCATGACCGTTGCGATAGTTACCACCTTCAACAATTGTATTTGAATAGTTAAGCCCCGCTAGAATATTGTGTTCGCCCGCGTTAAGGTTATAGCGCAACGAGGTTC is a genomic window of Teredinibacter purpureus containing:
- a CDS encoding rubredoxin; the encoded protein is MLVENDITNDIWECEICGYLYDPSKGSARDGIKPGTPFEELPENWVCPDCQVGQEYFEIHKG
- a CDS encoding TonB-dependent receptor family protein, with amino-acid sequence MQLYKYVNIPLCLAFGFSQSVFSETPNNSEILETVLVVGQKSKAEIEQEKALTPGSITLVDGEDLRERNVSNLEDMLRYVPGVWAASGSTGDTSFFSSRGSNLDATHYDGNGVKLLQDGLPVTTADGNNHNRIMDPLSARYAIVAHGANALTYGASTLGGAINFITPTARDSPPEIFFNGGSHGQAQARMTASMVSGDIDGLVTLEAKRWDGYRDHQKQERESIYANAGWKLSDTVHTRLYLTYIDNNQQLPGSLTREELHENPTQAQTQALNGNYQYNVETWRAANKTVWDINENSHLSIGVSYESQMLYHPIVDKIMVDFDGNGPNPPVEVFSLLINTEQNTAGTSLRYNLNAGEHNILAGLNYSNTIVEGGNYRNGHGIRNGLTTRVDNTASSLEVFLVDRWQVAPKWNVVYGVQAISSDRDVKNINNEYGSLFNPKADFQNLNPRVGVLYKQANDVELFANLSRLYEAPTNFELQDDVSPDNKPLDPMQGTVIEVGTRGQKNLTGTTDYWRWDIAVYYGALTDEILSVDDPDAPGTSLSANVDDTVHAGIEALFGASFGLGDNDTSRIEPLLSVTMNNFNFHNDPVYGNNQLPAAPGYAVKGEIIYRNTSGFFAGPTFDVIDKRYADFSNNYVVDSYALLGFRAGLDQNNWEVYGELRNLTDTDYVGTFTVVDIGSPDASILNPGEPRSIYIGLKFRF
- a CDS encoding RrF2 family transcriptional regulator — protein: MKIKRFTDYSLRVLIYLALKEDELVTIREVAERYQISKNHLMKVVQDLNSKGFLIATRGNSGGIRLSRSPEQINVGQLIRMIEQDSTLVECFGQDNQCVITPACQLKQVFAEAMESFFICLDQYTLADLVLKKHRASLQTLLTISATE
- a CDS encoding nitric-oxide reductase large subunit; this encodes MKEYKKLWWALIGVLAVTFSILGYFGTEIYRVAPPIPDAFQSSQGEIVTTHTQILDGQTAWQSIGGMQLGSIWGHGAYQAPDWSADWLHRELLHWLELTSQAKHNTAYEMLSDKEKHSLHYDLKLEYRTNGYNSETKTVTLSERRIEAIALTAAYYNALFGGADELKETREHYAMKEVTLPNDERRARLTEFFFWTAWAASTERSPGEATYTNNWPHEPLIDNKPTVENIVWSIVSVVILIAGIGGLVWGWAFLRKEEEPAIAPQKDPITSFNLTPSQIALGKYLFVIVALFTFQVFLGGFTAHYTLEGQSFYGIPTSEWFPYSLVRTWHIQAAMFWIATGFLAAGLFLAPVINGGKDPKFQKLGVDVLFWALIAVVIGSFTGNYLAIAQIMPAELSFWLGHQGYEYVDLGRVWQIGKFVGIVLWLGLMLRCIVPVLQQKGDKNLLALFTASVVAIGLFYGAGFFYGERTHISVMEYWRWWIVHLWVEGFFEVFATTALAFIFCNMGLVTKRMATIASLASASLFLLGGVPGTFHHLYFAGTTTPVMAVGATFSALEVVPLIVLGYEAWEHYNLKTRAPWMSNIKWPLMFFVAVAFWNMLGAGVLGFSINPPLALYYLQGLNTTATHAHAALFGVYGFLALGFTLLILRYIRPQLTFDDTVMKTAFWWLNSGLALMLFTSLLPVGIIQFVASASEGLWYARSESLLQSDVLVTLRWVRTFGDVVFIVGALAVSWQVVKGVFYIGSNSGSNIPTRNGQAK
- a CDS encoding CapA family protein yields the protein MQPNNDKYNISISDCTDKGHENSLKLLFAGDIMVLNGDKAPVLCTELCDLISSSNLFIANLEAPLGDHKPVLDKKYAFRFHMPREFLLDIQQQIGLPFEQWVLTNANNHSGDMGIDGFNTSINLLESLGVNHVGHRDFTSPFRIIENNGFRISVAGWTHWLNRDLNTGIQPVITPSDIHNVDVNHFKQQNNLDFVIGLPHWEFEFQHFPRKGTRTLGKNFSEIGFDLLVGSHPHVLQPYERFSDTFCFYSLGNFCGLGVAKPVKIIPILELNLVKSENEEASVKNFSIHYFYQLHQGDSISIVPLEEVPCDVKSLAESRISKVMKRNQTSIGDTRAC